tcctcctcttcttctttcccgcaggaggctgggtggtggtggcagtggtggacgTCGCGACGACCCCCCCGGGCCCAACGCCGTGAGATGAAGAACGAATTATTTTAGATTTCAAAGGTCTCGCATCGTGCTCGCACGCGCACCCCATCACCAGAGGCTCCAAGGTGGCTCTGTAGATGAACACATTATTCTGTTTGTCGCACCCGACTCGCCGGAGAACCTTGGCGTAGTAATACACAGACACGCAACCCAGAGTGTTCGCCCCTGAGTGGGCGTGGCCGTGTCGTCCGTCCTCGTTCAAAAACCCACAGCCAGTACACGAACACCTTTTCTCAAACAGCGTCGAAGGAACACGGTTCTCGTCGAAGTTTATCATGTCGTGCGAAGGACATAACTTAATTTCCCCACCTGTTCTGTTCCGGTAGGCTTCCAGTTCAGCTTGTGAACCTTGTCCGAAAGGGCAGGTGGGTTTTTGGAGGGCGTGTTGTTTGATGTCGACGAAATCGGGGTCGATGTCTTGTAGTCTGGTGGCGACGCTGCTAGTGGCCATGTTGTCTAGCTGGAAGATCGTGTCGTGCCACGTGCCGTGACTTTGCCACAGCTCCTCCAATCGTTCGCGGGCAGGGTCATTGCATTGCGCCACCGCGGAacccgcagaagaagaagaaggggaacccCCTATGGCTTTGGCAGCACATGGGAAAAGTTCGCCCAGGAAGATTACTAAGCCTCCAGCCAGTATGGTCGAAATCTAAGGAaggcaaaaaaaagagagagaaaaaagaatgaaattagataaataaatacataaataattgtAATAGATATGGAATGTCTACGTtgaagtgactctctctctctctctctctctctctctctctctctctctctctcttacacgatTGAAGagattaaagatttttttttttgggggggaaatggATACACAAGTTCAACCTATTATTGTGTATGGAGCTGACTTGTGAGGACTGAATAAAACAGCTACACATATTGAAAAGGTTAATTTTTATATGCACAAACagtaacaaacgaacaaacacaaatCACAGGAGTCCACATAAATACACCCAGTGATTTAgtttctccaaaaaaaaaaaacaaaaaaaaaaaaacaggacaccACCTTATTCATACAAACTCGTCTATTCGTTGTGTTAGATATTGGCTCAGAATactacatatgcacacaaacagaaagaaaaagaaaaacaaaaaaaaacaacaacaaaacacacacacacacacacacacacacacacacacacacaaacacacacacacaacacacacacacacacacacacaaacacacacacacacacacacacacacacacacacacacacacacacacacacacacacaaaaacaccaccaccacgaacacgcTCCTTCCCCTAACCTCTAAAATCAAACAAccaaccatcacaacaacaacaacaataacaacgacaacgactatGACGATGAAAAAGGAAACATCGAAACAATATTGCTTAATCTgtcccaaacttttttttttttttttttttaatttttgaaacaCGTATCATaattaataagagagagagagagagagagagagagagagagagagagagagagagagagagagagggcttgtaTTCTCGTGCTTTAAGAAACTTCAGTTGCGTGTGCGCTGTATAGTGAACATCACACTCATACGGATCACTATAGTTATGACCTTTCTTCCGTCATCGAGCATGTGAGGGCTAGAGAAGAACTctaaagacaaaagacaaaaacaaagaaacaaaaacaaagactgacaaaacacacacacacgcacacacgcgcctgcacgctcactcgcacacacaaacacatgcacacacacacacacacacacacacacacacacacacacgcacacacacacacacacacacacacacacacacacacacacaccaaacaaaaaaacaaaaaaacaaacaaaaaaacaaaaaaacaaaaaaacccactaacaaACCTAAAAggaaacatatagacagacgaacagaaaaaaagacgggGAGAATTAAaggaaaaaatgaaggaaggaagggagaaaggaacgaacgaaggaaggaaggaaggaagggaggaaggaaggaagggaggaagggaggaaggaagggaggaaggaaggaagggagggtggataCACTGAGTTATGTGGCTCACGCCATGAAGCAAAACAGATcagaaaataaacataaaaagctgaatactagaaagaaagaaagaaaaaaaagaaagaaggaaagaaagaaaagaaaaggttataaaaaagattttaaagaaacaaaaaaaaaaacaaaaaaaaagaaagaaacaaaagaaaagaaacaaaagaaacaaacaaatcaaacgaACCACTAAACATGATAACAGTTCATGACTTGCCTCACCAAACACCAGTTCACAAATACAGGAATTGCAATTAATTCATTAATAAACGACTTACAAGAAGCATCTTTGTGGTTTGTGTCGTCACGTCTCAGGTGATCACTCAGCCGGTTCCCGACCTCCAGTAGAATCACTCAGTCTTGCAAAGTCGGACTTTCTTTATCAATGCTATGATCACCTCTTGTTCAACGTGTGTCTCACGACTTTAACTCGAACTCCCCTTGTTTAAAGAACGACTGACCCCTTATACCGTTTATATAACAACCGATTTTCTCTCGGGTTTGAAAACCCGCAGTGAGTTTAGAATTCGTCGTCTTGCTAAACACACACGACCCGGCCATTTTTAACACTGCGAGAACCCCCCCTACTCCAGCGACCAATCGAAATGCAACGCGATCACCAATCAGAGGACAGGAAATAATAACGCGACAGGTAGAACCCCACACGTCATATTATCGTGACCTCGATACGGCAGAGCTGAGGTAACTTCATAGTCCGGCACTGTCGCGGCCAGGAACTTGAACCGATTTGGACAATGTATTTTACCTTCGCTTAATGCGGACGTGGACAGTGGAAAAGTTAGGGGGCAAGGGGTGAAAAGGGACgcagggtggtggtgtgagggagtggtagtagttgttggaATGCGTGAGCGCAAAACTGGAGTGAGATAattatataaagaagaagaagaagaagaagaagaaaaaggtcaccgccactttttttttctctcaagagtTTCCATTCTCGGTCACGGATTTTAGTACttttgataggtgtgtgtgtgtgtgtgtgtgtgtgtgtgtgtgtgtgtgtgtgtgtgtttacgtgtgtgtgtgtgtgtgtgtgtgtgtgtgtgtgtatgtgtgtgtgtgtgtgtgtgtgtgtgcgtgtgtatgtgtgtgtgtgtgtgcgtgtgtgtgtgcgtgtgtgtgtgtgtgtgtgtgtgtgtgtgtatgagtgtgtgtgtgtgtgtttacatgtgtgtgtgtgtgtgtgtgtgcgtgtgtacgtgtgtgtgtgtgtgcgtgtgtgtgtgcgtgtgtgtgtgtgtgtgtgtgtgtatgagtgtgtgtgtgtgtgtttacatgtgtgtgtgtgtgtgtgtgtgcgtgtgtacgtgtgtgtgtgtaagtgtgtgtgtaagtgtgtacgtgtgtgtgtgtgtgtgtgtgtgtttgtgtgtgtgtgcgtgtgtgtgtgtgtattagtgtgtgtgtgcgtgtgtatgtgtgcgcgtgtgtatgtgtgtgtgtgtgtgtgtgtgtgagatatatatatatatatatgtatctcggtctgtctgcctgtctgtccgcttgtctgtctgtgtgtttctctgtctgcctcacacacacacacacacacacacacacacacacacacacacacacaactccatccccccccccccccacccccctataacCCTACGctcatcctcccttcctttcccctttccatctagagaaacaaggaacaacaaagaaacaaacaaagaaagaaatctcCGAAAAAGATACCCCAGGTAACAAAAATAATATGAAGTATCTGGTAACTAAGTAGATTTCGGGAAAATCCGAAAACACGTCAATCACTGTTCCGCTCCGAGGTAGCTAGCAACCAATGTTTAGGCGCAACAAGCAAAAACAGACAAGTCGTAAGGTCTATGTTGGCTGATGGCGGGATCTCCACGTGATCTGTGTGTAGTTTTCCTTTGACTGGCAGTCAGAAATACACGTCCACTGCAATCTGATTGGTCACtggcgggaggcggggggggggggggggggggggggggggctttaaaaaaaactaaataaaacaaaaacgggtggccatgtgtaaaaaaaaaaaaaaaaaaaaaaaaacacaacacacacacacacacacacacacacacacacacacaaaaaaaaaaaacgtggcagattgattgactgaacaTCCGTGTGGAGCTGTTTatttttgcacttttttttttctttctttcttttttttataattttttttttattctatgcgcccacccacccccaccccccgctggacccaccgacccccccacccccaccccgcgtttgctagctctctctctctcacacacacacacacacacacacacacaaacgcgtgcgcgcgcggtcAGTTGGCGAACTcagtaggaaagaaaaaaaggaagtaacTGAGTCTACACACATGTTTCATATTATTATCggacacccttcacacacacacacacacacacacacacacacacacacacacacacacacacacacacatgcgtgtttccggatgttctctctgtctgtctgcctgtcgatcgatctgtctgtctgtctgtctgtctgtctgtctctttccctctctctttctgttttttttcctctccctttctctttctctccctcttccctccccaccatccctttctctctgtctttttctctgtcactgtccctcttcctgtctttgtctgccccccccccctctctttctccctttgtctctgcctgtcaatctgtctgtctgtctgtctctctctgtctctgtctctctgtctctgtctctctctctcactcccacacttccctctctcatacacctctctgtctgtctgtctgtctgcctgcctgcctgcctgtctgtctgtccgtctgtctgtccccgacACTTTCCTCTCtcctacacctgtctgtctgtctgtctgtctctccgtcctcttatatatatatatatatatatatatatatatatatatatatatatatatatatatatatcctcttattctcctctatttagtgttgtaaatgtcaaattaattaccattcatgtatccatgactataaaaTAATATGCATGCTATACTGATATaatgatcaccccccccccccacccccacccccactttctttatgttactgtttctccttcgagggctggaaggaaaaaaacaacaaaacaacaacaacaaaaaacaacaacaacaacaaaaaacagcaacaaaaaaaacaacaacattattttgtttattctattaccctcagaaaatagaaatttatttattctctctctctctctctctctctctctctctctctctctctctctctctctctctctctctctctctctctctctctctctctctctggtctccttCTATTGCTGCTCCTACGTATTCTTCTTGTGAATTATtcacattatttttttgtgtttctatACTCATTCTTCttgctttttcttgttcttcattcTTTCGTGTTTTCAACtacttagaaaaaaacaaaacaaacccaaactatACCTTCTCCATATTTTCATGTTTTCCGTGTGTTGTtttgcttctctttcttcttacttTTATAAgcgtacatattttttttctcaaggcctgactaagcgcgttgggctacgctgctggtcaggcaactgcttggcagatgtggtgtagcgtatatggatttgaccgaatgcagtgacgtttgggagggggtggtgaactTAGTTGTTGTTTGGATTTCCTGTATTACGTTCAGTCAGAACGGACCGGAAACACCACCGAAATGAGTGAGTAGTAGGGCGGGGTCTCCTCTAGCGTGTGCCCTCCTGGTCTGGTCTCATAAAGCTAgcgtagttgttttttgttgttgttttttttttttattgtcagcgCTATGACTACGGGCCGAGGATGAACCTAGGAATCACTGAACTGGGACTGATGATGGGATAGGAGCAAAGAAGAgctgtggaaaaaacaaacagacaaactaaGATTACAAATCGATCaattttccgaaaaaaaaaatttttaattaaaaaaaagaagaagaaaaaaggggcgAAATCCAGGAAGAGAGtagatgaatagataataaatgaataaatatttattattatcattattatattttatatagcgctgaatcttgtgcagagacaaatcaaagcgctttcgcaccagtcattcaaactcatgcacaactctaaaaatggaagaaagaaaaaaaacaactgaagacaaggaagaggcagggaagggaggctgttttagGAGgacgtgggttttaaggccagacttgaaagagttgagtgtggagacctgacgaagcgaaagaggaagttcattccaattacaaggtccagagacaagagaaagatcggcggccaacagtggagtgtggttgaatctgggtatgcgtaaacagagtcgATCCGAATCcgatcgtagagagagagatagagtgtagagttgaaggcagccacagagataggaacaacaactactacaactactacaatgagtactaatgctgctgctgctgctgctgcaactactactactacaactactattactactgctgctgcaactactattactactgttgttgctgctgctgcaactactactacaactactattactactgctgctgcaactactattactattgttgttgctgctgctgctgcaactactactacaactactattactactgctgctgctgctgcaactacaacaactattactactgctgctgcaactactactacaactactattactactgctgctgcaactactattactattgttgttgttgctgctgcaactactactacaactactattactactgctgctgcaagtactattactactgttgttgctgctgctgcaactactactacaactactattactactgctgctgcaactactattactattgttgttgttgctgctgctgctgctgcaactactactacaactactattactactgctgctgcaactactactacaactactgttactactgctgctgcaac
The DNA window shown above is from Babylonia areolata isolate BAREFJ2019XMU chromosome 29, ASM4173473v1, whole genome shotgun sequence and carries:
- the LOC143274900 gene encoding uncharacterized protein LOC143274900, which encodes MLLISTILAGGLVIFLGELFPCAAKAIGGSPSSSSAGSAVAQCNDPARERLEELWQSHGTWHDTIFQLDNMATSSVATRLQDIDPDFVDIKQHALQKPTCPFGQGSQAELEAYRNRTGGEIKLCPSHDMINFDENRVPSTLFEKRCSCTGCGFLNEDGRHGHAHSGANTLGCVSVYYYAKVLRRVGCDKQNNVFIYRATLEPLVMGCACEHDARPLKSKIIRSSSHGVGPGGVVATSTTATTTQPPAGKKKRRRRKRIHTPQS